A genome region from Prinia subflava isolate CZ2003 ecotype Zambia chromosome 12, Cam_Psub_1.2, whole genome shotgun sequence includes the following:
- the SOCS3 gene encoding suppressor of cytokine signaling 3 — protein sequence MVTHSKFPAAGMSRPLDTSLRLKTFSSKSEYQLVVNTVRKLQESGFYWSTVTGGEANLLLSTEPAGTFLIRDSSDQRHFFTLSVKTESGTKNLRIQCEGGSFSLQSDPHSSQPVPRFDCVLKLVHHYMPPTPCAVPEQPGGALHPKRTYYIYSGGEKIPLVLSRPLSSSVSTLQHLCRKTVNGHLDSYEKMTQLPAPIKEFLDQYDAPL from the coding sequence ATGGTCACCCACAGCAAGTTCCCCGCCGCCGGGATGAGCCGCCCCCTCGACACCAGCCTGCGCCTCAAGACGTTCAGCTCCAAGAGCGAGTACCAGCTGGTGGTGAACACCGTGCGCAAGCTGCAGGAGAGCGGCTTCTACTGGAGCACGGTGACAGGTGGTGAGGCCAACCTGCTGCTGAGCACCGAGCCGGCTGGCACCTTCCTCATCAGGGACAGCTCAGACCAGAGGCACTTCTTCACCCTCAGCGTCAAGACGGAGTCGGGCACCAAGAACTTGCGCATCCAGTGTGAGGGCggcagcttctccctgcagagtgatccccacagcagccagcccGTGCCCCGCTTTGACTGTGTGCTCAAGCTGGTCCATCACTACATGCCACCCACACCCTGCGCCGTCCCTGAGCAGCCCGGAGgggccctgcaccccaaacGCACCTACTACATCTACTCAGGCGGTGAGAAGATCCCCCTGGTGCTGAGCCGCCCACTCTCCTCTAGTGTCTCcaccctgcagcacctctgccGCAAGACCGTCAACGGGCACCTGGACTCCTATGAGAAGATGACTCAGCTGCCAGCCCCCATCAAGGAGTTCCTGGACCAGTATGATGCCCCTCTTTAA